One region of Duncaniella freteri genomic DNA includes:
- a CDS encoding ThiF family adenylyltransferase, which yields MQRSQIFDRTARLLGNDGLRRLDDINVIIFGVGGVGSWAAETLVRTGVTHITLVDADNVAPSNINRQLPALASTVGQVKVDVLRQHLLDINPEASVTALHTLYNASTASSFNLEQYDYVIDAIDSLSDKALLILNASESMTGHRGMQLYSSMGAALKLDPSRIAVAEFWKVKGCPLAAALRRKFKKSGQFPAHKFKCVYSDELVPNSKEYEPVATDDGMAPMSFNKAVTNGSLMHITSIFGITLASLVIRDAISRHHTF from the coding sequence ATGCAACGCTCCCAGATATTTGATCGTACAGCCCGCTTGCTTGGCAATGACGGGCTAAGACGTCTTGATGACATAAATGTAATAATATTTGGTGTAGGCGGCGTGGGGAGCTGGGCTGCTGAAACGCTTGTGCGTACCGGTGTCACGCATATCACCCTTGTCGATGCCGATAATGTCGCTCCGTCAAATATCAACCGTCAGCTTCCAGCCCTTGCCTCCACCGTAGGGCAGGTCAAGGTTGATGTGCTCAGGCAACATCTTCTCGACATCAATCCTGAAGCCTCTGTAACTGCGCTTCACACTCTATATAATGCATCTACGGCATCCTCATTCAATCTCGAACAATACGATTATGTGATCGATGCCATTGACTCCCTCTCCGACAAGGCTCTTCTCATCCTTAATGCCTCCGAGTCGATGACCGGACATAGAGGCATGCAGCTCTATTCTTCAATGGGTGCCGCCCTCAAGCTCGATCCCTCCCGCATAGCGGTGGCAGAGTTCTGGAAGGTGAAAGGATGTCCGCTTGCAGCCGCCTTGCGACGTAAGTTCAAAAAATCCGGACAGTTTCCCGCCCATAAGTTCAAATGCGTATATTCCGACGAGCTTGTGCCTAATTCTAAGGAATATGAGCCTGTCGCTACAGATGACGGCATGGCACCGATGTCATTCAACAAGGCTGTGACAAACGGCTCGCTCATGCACATCACCTCAATATTCGGAATCACCCTTGCATCACTTGTGATACGTGATGCGATAAGCAGACATCACACTTTTTAA
- the rhaD gene encoding rhamnulose-1-phosphate aldolase: MSSILDNRPALAHEVEQVAEVAGYLWQKGWAERNGGNITVNITEHIDDAIRAMPAISEPRPIGFTLPNLKGCYFFCKGTNKRMRDLARWPMENGSVIRILDDCAHYEIIADNPVAPTSELPSHLAVHSYLIGKGSNYKASVHTHPIELVAMSHCKKFLEKDVATRLLWSMIPETKAFCPRGLGIIPYKLPSSNELAEATIKELGDYDVTLWEKHGVFAVDTDVMAAFDQIDVLNKSALIYIAAKNMGFEPDGMSDEQMREMTVAFNLPK, translated from the coding sequence ATGTCATCTATTCTTGATAATCGTCCTGCTCTCGCTCATGAGGTGGAGCAGGTAGCCGAGGTAGCCGGATACCTGTGGCAGAAAGGATGGGCCGAACGTAACGGCGGCAATATCACTGTCAACATCACAGAACATATCGACGATGCCATACGTGCTATGCCCGCGATCTCCGAGCCTCGTCCCATCGGTTTCACGCTTCCCAATCTTAAGGGATGCTATTTCTTCTGCAAGGGCACAAACAAGCGTATGCGCGATCTTGCCCGCTGGCCCATGGAGAACGGTTCTGTGATACGTATTCTTGACGATTGCGCTCATTACGAGATCATCGCCGACAATCCTGTGGCTCCCACTTCCGAGCTTCCCTCTCATCTTGCAGTCCACAGCTATCTTATCGGCAAGGGCTCCAACTATAAGGCTTCGGTCCACACTCACCCCATCGAGCTTGTGGCAATGTCGCATTGCAAGAAGTTCCTTGAGAAAGATGTCGCCACACGTCTGCTCTGGAGCATGATCCCCGAGACCAAGGCATTCTGCCCACGCGGACTCGGCATCATCCCTTACAAGCTTCCAAGCTCCAACGAGCTTGCCGAGGCTACAATCAAGGAGCTTGGCGACTACGATGTGACCCTTTGGGAAAAGCATGGGGTGTTTGCCGTTGACACTGACGTGATGGCTGCATTCGATCAGATCGATGTGCTCAACAAGTCAGCACTCATATACATCGCCGCCAAAAACATGGGCTTCGAGCCTGATGGAATGTCGGACGAGCAGATGCGTGAAATGACCGTGGCATTCAATCTTCCGAAATAA
- a CDS encoding SGNH/GDSL hydrolase family protein, which yields MLRNHTFLVSVFVALFSLVLSSPAEAKGPHSAKPVVSILGDSYSTFKGYIPDSYACWYDTTPLTDKIQAKKTDVNDVKQTWWWQLINDGGYILGVNDSYSGATISFTGYQGEDYSDRSFITRLPRLGSPDILLIFGATNDSWAGSPLGEFVYSDVAREDLYKFRPAMSRLLSEAVNRFPGTAIYFIINNGLKPEIESSIKAVCDHYKVAYIQLHDIDKLSGHPSRKGMKQIATQVLEAIR from the coding sequence ATGCTACGTAACCACACATTTCTTGTTTCTGTTTTTGTCGCACTGTTCTCTTTAGTGCTATCGTCACCCGCCGAAGCGAAAGGACCACATTCGGCCAAGCCTGTTGTCTCTATCCTTGGTGACTCATATTCTACATTCAAGGGCTATATACCTGACAGCTATGCCTGCTGGTATGACACAACGCCGTTGACAGATAAGATACAGGCAAAAAAGACCGATGTCAACGATGTCAAGCAGACCTGGTGGTGGCAGCTTATCAATGATGGCGGATATATACTCGGAGTAAATGATTCCTACAGCGGTGCCACCATATCGTTTACAGGCTACCAGGGCGAGGATTACTCTGACCGTTCGTTCATCACACGTCTGCCGCGTCTTGGCTCGCCCGACATTCTGCTCATTTTCGGGGCGACCAATGACAGCTGGGCAGGATCACCTTTAGGGGAGTTCGTCTATAGCGATGTCGCACGCGAGGATCTTTATAAATTCCGTCCAGCCATGAGCCGGCTGCTTTCCGAGGCAGTCAACCGCTTCCCCGGCACAGCCATTTATTTCATAATCAACAATGGGCTTAAGCCTGAGATAGAATCCTCCATCAAGGCTGTGTGTGACCATTACAAGGTGGCTTATATCCAGCTTCACGACATAGACAAGCTTTCGGGTCATCCGTCACGTAAAGGCATGAAGCAGATCGCCACACAAGTGCTCGAAGCTATAAGATAA
- a CDS encoding OadG family transporter subunit: MKKRILTLFVVALAGVIAISAQGRRGLRINEVMIANDSTSVVDDFGRYNAWVELFNSTFGPLEISSVFLTNDPSKPTLYPVPLGDVNTEIPPRQHILFWADGQPNKGTFHTNFVFVPGKDNYIAIYDADGKSLIDEITVPGDLKPGQTYARKVDGEGGVNDVDAWEVRDGSEEKYITPSSNNVIKSTNLKVDMFAEQDENGFGMAIMAMCIVFTALLVLALCFNIINKIGARISTKRKEKALADTLPEVVSEGRPDNDTGEVIAAISMALHDHLDAHDRESTVLTINKVRRAYSPWSSKIYSLRELPRR, from the coding sequence ATGAAAAAGAGAATATTAACCCTCTTCGTGGTGGCACTCGCAGGCGTAATCGCCATCTCAGCCCAGGGACGTCGCGGTCTCAGGATCAATGAGGTGATGATAGCCAACGACTCCACCAGCGTGGTCGACGACTTTGGCAGGTACAATGCCTGGGTGGAGCTTTTCAACTCCACTTTCGGTCCGCTTGAGATTTCAAGTGTGTTCCTGACCAATGATCCGTCCAAGCCTACGCTTTATCCCGTGCCGCTCGGGGATGTCAACACTGAGATCCCTCCGCGCCAGCACATTCTTTTCTGGGCTGACGGACAGCCCAATAAAGGCACATTCCACACTAATTTCGTGTTCGTTCCGGGCAAGGACAATTATATTGCCATCTATGATGCCGACGGCAAATCGCTGATCGATGAGATCACGGTGCCTGGTGATCTTAAGCCCGGTCAGACCTATGCACGCAAGGTTGACGGCGAGGGCGGAGTGAACGATGTTGATGCCTGGGAGGTGCGTGACGGATCGGAAGAGAAGTACATCACCCCTTCGAGCAACAATGTCATAAAGAGCACCAATTTGAAGGTGGATATGTTCGCCGAGCAGGACGAGAACGGTTTCGGCATGGCAATCATGGCTATGTGCATCGTGTTCACCGCTCTTCTCGTGCTTGCATTGTGCTTCAATATCATCAACAAGATAGGTGCGCGTATCTCCACCAAACGTAAGGAGAAAGCTCTTGCCGACACTCTTCCCGAAGTGGTATCGGAGGGCCGTCCCGACAATGATACCGGTGAGGTCATCGCTGCCATCTCCATGGCACTTCATGACCATCTCGACGCTCACGACCGTGAGAGCACAGTGCTCACAATCAATAAGGTGCGTCGTGCTTACTCACCCTGGAGTTCTAAAATCTACTCGTTGCGCGAGCTCCCGCGCCGTTAA
- a CDS encoding ISAs1 family transposase, translated as MTNPNSPIDFFSSISDPRVERTQKHSLDSILFISLCAVICGAEGWNEIEDYGNAKIDWLEKFLHLPNGIPSHDTFNRVISMLDPKELNGSFVAWTKSIAELTDGEVVAIDGKCMRGSSDDGSGTYTHLVSAWASANNLLLAQEKVAGKSNEITAIPRLLRILELKNCIVTIDAMGCQREIAKTIIERGADYILALKGNQPEMLDRVSRSFTYIKPSSEHTMDGKAHGREETRACSVITNLDNIIDRDRWPGLKSIVRIESRTRDVKSGQIHKETRYYLSSLEADAQYINHSIRTHWSVENQLHWTLDVAFGDDASRKQKDNAAQNFSLLNRIGLNIIKNAKVSSMGVKGHRKKAGWDNDYLLYALKSFDVVKN; from the coding sequence ATGACAAATCCTAACTCACCCATAGATTTCTTTTCATCCATCAGCGATCCTCGTGTGGAGCGCACACAGAAACACAGCCTTGACTCCATCCTGTTCATATCGCTTTGCGCAGTCATCTGCGGAGCGGAGGGCTGGAATGAAATCGAGGACTATGGTAATGCCAAGATTGATTGGCTTGAGAAGTTCCTGCACCTTCCCAACGGCATACCCTCGCACGATACGTTCAACCGAGTAATCAGTATGTTAGACCCAAAAGAATTGAACGGTTCCTTTGTGGCATGGACGAAAAGCATTGCCGAACTGACCGACGGGGAAGTTGTCGCCATTGACGGCAAATGTATGCGCGGGAGCAGCGATGACGGCTCCGGGACATACACCCATCTTGTCAGCGCATGGGCTTCGGCGAACAACCTGTTGCTCGCGCAGGAAAAGGTCGCCGGAAAGAGCAACGAGATTACTGCGATACCCCGGCTGCTGCGCATCCTGGAGTTGAAAAACTGCATAGTCACAATCGATGCCATGGGCTGTCAGAGAGAGATTGCCAAGACAATAATCGAGCGCGGAGCCGACTATATCCTTGCCCTGAAAGGGAATCAGCCCGAAATGCTTGACCGTGTCAGCCGTTCTTTCACATATATTAAGCCGTCATCTGAGCATACGATGGACGGGAAGGCTCATGGGCGGGAAGAGACAAGGGCCTGTTCGGTCATAACCAATCTCGACAACATCATCGACAGGGACAGATGGCCCGGTCTTAAAAGCATCGTGAGAATAGAATCCCGTACCCGGGATGTCAAGTCTGGACAAATCCACAAGGAGACCAGATATTACCTGTCGAGCCTTGAGGCTGACGCTCAATATATTAATCATTCTATCAGGACACACTGGAGCGTGGAGAATCAACTGCATTGGACATTGGACGTCGCTTTTGGAGATGATGCCTCGCGTAAGCAAAAGGATAATGCAGCTCAAAATTTCTCTCTGCTCAACCGTATCGGACTGAACATAATCAAGAACGCCAAGGTGTCATCAATGGGTGTCAAAGGACATAGGAAGAAAGCCGGTTGGGATAACGACTACTTACTTTATGCCTTAAAAAGTTTTGATGTTGTAAAAAATTAA
- the gluQRS gene encoding tRNA glutamyl-Q(34) synthetase GluQRS has translation MDSKSCKNKSCVTPVGRYAPSPTGRMHLGNLFSALLSWLSVRSRNGRWVLRIEDLDPQRSKEEYAKLIEDDLHWLGLDWNEGGLSDRGPHGPYRQSLRGDIYRIYLNKIRATGYSYPCTCTRADIIATQAPHQSDGRIIYGGHCRPTSLPSFLPEHPTARHSTRLYVPDEEILFTDTVYGNQRVNLTHECGDFILQRADGAWAYQLAVVVDDALMGINEVVRGSDLLLSAAQQTYLYRLLGLTPPAYAHVPLICNSDGVRLSKRDRSLSMDELRKRHTPQEITGILAHLSGILPSPAPCTPHELITEFAWNKIPPKKEIPIDQTSI, from the coding sequence ATGGATAGCAAATCCTGTAAAAACAAATCCTGTGTCACACCGGTAGGAAGATACGCCCCCTCTCCTACCGGAAGGATGCATCTGGGCAATCTGTTCTCAGCTCTCCTGTCCTGGCTGTCGGTCCGTTCACGCAACGGCCGCTGGGTGCTACGCATTGAGGACCTTGATCCTCAGCGCAGTAAAGAGGAATATGCAAAACTGATCGAGGACGATCTCCATTGGCTTGGTCTCGACTGGAACGAAGGCGGACTTTCCGACCGCGGTCCTCACGGCCCATACCGGCAGAGCCTGCGAGGCGACATATACCGAATCTATCTCAACAAGATCCGCGCCACAGGATACAGTTACCCCTGCACATGCACGCGTGCCGACATAATAGCCACACAAGCCCCTCATCAGAGTGACGGACGAATCATATACGGCGGACATTGCCGTCCCACATCTTTGCCGTCATTCCTCCCCGAGCACCCGACAGCCAGACACTCCACACGCCTGTATGTACCCGACGAGGAGATACTGTTCACCGACACCGTATACGGAAACCAGAGGGTCAATCTCACGCATGAGTGTGGCGATTTCATACTCCAACGTGCCGACGGAGCCTGGGCATACCAGCTCGCAGTAGTAGTTGACGACGCCTTGATGGGGATAAATGAAGTGGTGCGCGGAAGCGATCTTCTCCTTTCAGCCGCCCAGCAGACCTATCTGTACCGTCTGCTCGGACTAACCCCTCCCGCCTATGCCCATGTGCCGCTCATATGCAATTCCGATGGGGTGCGCCTCTCCAAACGCGACCGTTCACTAAGCATGGATGAACTGAGAAAAAGACACACGCCACAAGAGATTACAGGCATCCTCGCCCATTTATCAGGCATCCTACCAAGCCCGGCACCGTGCACTCCTCACGAACTTATCACCGAATTCGCCTGGAACAAAATCCCCCCGAAAAAAGAAATACCCATCGACCAAACATCCATATAA
- a CDS encoding biotin/lipoyl-containing protein, which produces MKEYKYRINGNPYTVKVGDIDNNLAKVEVNGVPYKVELEKTEKPVTIVSKPRPSAAPRTDTGAKVITKAPVSASGFQVKAPLPGVVMSVQVKVGDNVKASDTVVMLEAMKMENAIHAGQDGKVASIAVNVGDSVLDGAVLITLE; this is translated from the coding sequence ATGAAAGAATATAAGTATCGCATCAACGGCAACCCCTACACGGTGAAAGTGGGCGACATCGACAACAATCTCGCTAAGGTAGAAGTCAACGGCGTTCCCTACAAAGTGGAGCTTGAGAAGACTGAAAAACCTGTCACCATCGTGAGCAAGCCCCGCCCATCGGCGGCACCGCGTACTGACACCGGAGCTAAGGTCATAACCAAGGCCCCTGTTTCGGCTTCAGGTTTCCAGGTCAAGGCTCCTCTCCCCGGTGTGGTGATGAGCGTTCAGGTGAAGGTTGGCGACAATGTAAAAGCATCCGACACCGTAGTTATGCTTGAGGCTATGAAGATGGAGAACGCTATCCACGCCGGACAGGACGGCAAGGTGGCTTCCATCGCTGTCAACGTGGGCGACTCGGTGCTCGACGGTGCAGTTCTCATAACTCTCGAATAA
- a CDS encoding L-rhamnose isomerase codes for MKEESIKKAYEIARERYAALGVDTDKVLDQMQDFHLSMHCWQADDVAGFEPHDGGLTGGIQVNGNYPGKARNIDELRSDILYAMSLIPGKHRLNLHEIYGEFGGKYVDRNECSIEHFQGWIDWGKANGIKLDFNSTSFSHPKSGDLSLSNPDKGIRDFWIEHSKRCRAISQAIGEAQQDPCIMNTWVHDGSKDITVNRYMYRELLKDSLDQIFEKKYDWMKDCVESKVFGIGLESYTVGSNDFYTAYASKRDMMITLDTGHFHPTESVADKVSSMLLFVPELMLHVSRPIRWDSDHVTIMDDPTLDLFSEIVRAGALNRVHYGLDYFDGTLNRIGAYVIGSRAAQKCMLRALLEPTDTLRRYELNDQKFQRLGLLEECKNLPWNAVYDMFCLKNNVPVGESYIASVEQYEKEVTSKR; via the coding sequence ATGAAAGAAGAATCAATCAAGAAGGCTTATGAGATAGCCCGCGAACGTTATGCCGCCCTCGGTGTCGATACTGACAAGGTGCTCGACCAGATGCAGGATTTCCATTTGAGCATGCATTGCTGGCAGGCTGACGATGTGGCAGGTTTCGAGCCTCACGACGGCGGTCTCACCGGTGGCATCCAGGTCAACGGCAACTACCCCGGCAAGGCACGTAATATCGATGAGCTCCGTTCCGATATTCTTTATGCCATGTCGCTCATCCCAGGCAAGCATCGTCTTAACCTCCATGAGATCTATGGAGAGTTTGGCGGCAAGTATGTTGACCGTAACGAGTGCTCAATCGAGCATTTCCAGGGCTGGATTGACTGGGGTAAGGCTAACGGTATCAAGCTCGACTTCAACTCCACCTCATTCTCTCATCCCAAGAGCGGCGACCTTTCACTTTCCAATCCCGACAAGGGGATACGTGATTTCTGGATCGAGCATTCAAAGCGTTGCCGTGCCATCTCACAGGCTATAGGCGAGGCTCAGCAGGATCCCTGTATCATGAACACTTGGGTGCATGACGGATCAAAGGACATCACTGTGAACCGCTATATGTACCGTGAGCTTCTCAAGGATTCTCTTGACCAGATTTTTGAGAAGAAGTATGACTGGATGAAGGATTGTGTGGAGTCAAAGGTGTTCGGTATAGGTCTTGAGAGCTATACAGTAGGCTCCAACGATTTCTATACAGCCTATGCCTCCAAGCGCGACATGATGATCACTCTCGATACAGGTCACTTCCACCCAACAGAGAGCGTTGCCGACAAGGTGTCGTCCATGCTTCTCTTCGTGCCCGAACTTATGCTTCATGTGAGCCGTCCTATACGTTGGGACTCTGACCATGTGACCATCATGGACGATCCTACACTCGACCTCTTCAGCGAGATTGTGCGTGCGGGTGCTCTCAACCGTGTACATTACGGTCTTGATTACTTCGACGGAACTCTCAACCGTATCGGTGCTTATGTGATAGGTAGCCGTGCCGCACAGAAGTGCATGCTCCGCGCTCTTCTCGAACCGACCGACACGCTCCGCAGATATGAGCTCAACGATCAGAAGTTCCAGCGTCTCGGACTCCTTGAGGAGTGCAAGAACCTCCCCTGGAACGCTGTCTACGATATGTTCTGCCTCAAGAACAATGTTCCGGTGGGCGAGAGCTATATCGCTTCGGTGGAGCAGTATGAAAAAGAAGTCACCTCAAAACGATAA
- a CDS encoding L-rhamnose/proton symporter RhaT, which translates to MILLGLLIIAIGAFCQSSCYVPINKIKSWSWESYWIVQGVFAWLVLPLLGALLAVPAGRSLCELFSEAPSFNLWMTVLFGALWGVGGLTFGLSMRYLGVALGQSIALGTCAGLGTVMGPVLLNIFFPENDPLSQLTFSVILGVVVTLVGIAIIGVAGSMKASSLSEEEKRAAVKDFNFPKGITIALLAGFMSGCFNVGLEFGSGINFGELTNPMFRTLPATLLVTLGGFVTNAVYCFYQNSRNRTWGDYANGAVWVNNMFYCFLAGALWYSQFFGLALGKGFLTDSPTLMTLSFCILMALNVVFSNVWGIILKEWKGCSSKTIMVLLTGIVVLIVSCFLPQLI; encoded by the coding sequence ATGATTCTTCTCGGACTTTTAATCATTGCCATCGGGGCTTTCTGCCAGTCGAGCTGCTATGTGCCCATCAACAAGATCAAATCCTGGAGTTGGGAGAGCTACTGGATAGTGCAGGGTGTGTTTGCATGGCTTGTGCTGCCGTTGCTCGGCGCGCTGCTCGCTGTACCTGCCGGACGCTCGCTCTGTGAACTGTTTTCCGAAGCTCCGTCATTCAATCTGTGGATGACAGTGCTTTTCGGTGCGCTCTGGGGTGTGGGTGGTCTCACATTCGGACTCTCCATGCGTTATCTCGGCGTGGCACTCGGCCAGTCCATAGCACTCGGCACCTGTGCAGGTCTCGGCACCGTAATGGGTCCGGTGCTTCTCAACATCTTCTTCCCAGAGAATGACCCCCTGTCACAGCTCACATTCTCTGTGATACTCGGAGTTGTGGTCACCCTTGTCGGCATAGCCATTATAGGTGTGGCAGGCTCTATGAAGGCGTCATCGCTGAGCGAAGAGGAGAAGAGGGCTGCGGTCAAGGACTTCAATTTCCCTAAAGGTATCACCATCGCGCTGCTTGCAGGCTTTATGAGCGGATGCTTTAATGTAGGACTGGAGTTCGGTAGCGGCATCAATTTCGGTGAGCTCACCAATCCGATGTTCCGCACCCTTCCCGCTACATTGCTTGTGACGCTCGGAGGCTTCGTGACCAATGCCGTGTACTGCTTCTATCAGAACAGCCGTAACCGCACCTGGGGTGATTATGCCAACGGAGCTGTGTGGGTCAACAATATGTTCTATTGTTTCCTCGCAGGAGCCTTATGGTACAGCCAGTTCTTCGGACTTGCTCTCGGAAAGGGTTTCCTTACCGACTCGCCCACACTCATGACTCTCTCATTCTGCATACTTATGGCACTCAATGTGGTGTTCTCCAATGTGTGGGGAATCATCCTGAAAGAGTGGAAAGGATGCTCATCAAAGACTATCATGGTGCTCCTTACTGGTATCGTGGTGCTCATAGTGTCATGTTTCCTTCCGCAATTAATATAA
- a CDS encoding sodium ion-translocating decarboxylase subunit beta, producing MSFGDFIMQNLQEFWHLTGFYNATWEHIAMLVVGLFFIWLAIKKNFEPMLLVPIGFGILIGNIPFNTTAGLEVGIYEEGSVLNILYNGVSAGWYPPLIFLGIGAMTDFSALIANPKLMLIGAAAQFGIFGAYMVALLLGFAPDQAGAIAIIGGADGPTAIFLSSKLAPNLMGAIAVSAYSYMALVPVIQPPLMRLFTTKHERVIKMKPARAVSQNEKIIFPIVGMILTCFVVPSGIPLLGMLFFGNLLRECGVTNRLAKTASNALTDIVTILLGMTVGASTQATEFLTWETVRIFLLGFMAFIIASASGVLFVKLFNLFLPKDKKINPLIGNAGVSAVPMSARISNNLGLEYDPSNYLLMHAMGPNVAGVIGSAVAAGVLLGFLA from the coding sequence ATGAGTTTTGGAGATTTTATAATGCAAAACCTTCAGGAGTTCTGGCACCTGACAGGTTTCTACAATGCCACATGGGAGCATATCGCGATGCTTGTGGTGGGACTCTTCTTCATATGGCTTGCCATAAAGAAGAATTTCGAGCCCATGCTTCTCGTTCCCATCGGCTTCGGTATACTTATCGGCAACATCCCGTTCAACACAACTGCCGGACTTGAGGTAGGTATATACGAAGAGGGGTCTGTGCTCAATATCCTGTATAATGGTGTGAGCGCAGGATGGTATCCTCCGCTGATATTCCTCGGCATTGGTGCTATGACCGACTTCTCGGCACTGATAGCCAACCCTAAGCTCATGCTTATCGGTGCGGCAGCCCAGTTTGGCATCTTCGGTGCATATATGGTGGCTCTGCTGCTCGGGTTCGCTCCCGATCAGGCAGGTGCCATAGCTATCATCGGTGGAGCCGACGGTCCTACAGCTATCTTCCTTTCATCCAAGCTTGCCCCCAATCTTATGGGAGCCATAGCGGTATCGGCTTATTCCTACATGGCACTCGTGCCTGTGATACAGCCGCCGCTGATGCGCCTGTTCACGACAAAACATGAGCGCGTAATCAAGATGAAGCCTGCACGTGCCGTGTCGCAGAACGAGAAGATTATCTTCCCGATTGTAGGTATGATCCTCACCTGCTTCGTGGTGCCCTCCGGCATTCCTCTGCTTGGTATGCTTTTCTTCGGTAACCTTCTGCGCGAGTGTGGCGTGACCAACCGTCTTGCCAAGACTGCGAGCAACGCTCTTACCGATATTGTCACAATCCTTCTCGGCATGACAGTGGGTGCTTCCACTCAGGCTACCGAGTTCCTTACATGGGAGACTGTCCGCATCTTCCTGCTCGGATTTATGGCGTTCATCATCGCTTCCGCAAGTGGTGTGCTCTTTGTCAAGCTGTTCAATCTCTTCCTCCCCAAGGACAAGAAGATCAATCCGCTCATCGGCAATGCCGGCGTATCGGCTGTGCCTATGTCAGCACGTATCTCCAATAACTTGGGTCTGGAGTACGATCCTTCCAACTATCTGCTTATGCACGCTATGGGTCCGAATGTGGCTGGCGTCATCGGTTCGGCGGTTGCAGCGGGTGTTCTCCTCGGCTTCCTTGCCTAA
- a CDS encoding rhamnulokinase: MDKTYHLAIDLGATSGRSILAGYDGDNVVMSELTRFHYPMLTIRGHLFWNLPLIYQEVIKAMKAAAEKLSESGSELSSIGIDTWGCDVAYFYADGSLAGLPYCYRDTHTEGAVDEYSKVISRETVYAKTGIQFMDFNTLFQLHTLRRNGAKVIDSADKILWMPDAVAYMLTGNAVTEYTVASTSEMLNPATGDLDVELLDSVGLSRSKFGPIVQPGHIIGAILPQVQEATGLGEIPVIAVAGHDTASAVIGVPTPDTDYAYLSCGTWSLLGIESPEAIINDKSFGYNFTNEGGIDGTTRFLKNICGLWIFERVRAELGLQDADISKLAASCHDSVCQSIINPDDPSFANPRSMVEAINSYCRDHGEEVPVTTADYVRVIYRSLAHRVAEMLDVLKEFSTAPVRRLHVIGGGSRNSHLMQMLADDCGIPVVAGPAECTALGNVLVQLRGCGRAETLADMRRIAINSTETSTFTPQV, encoded by the coding sequence ATGGATAAAACTTATCATCTTGCAATTGACCTTGGTGCGACATCAGGTAGGTCAATACTCGCCGGCTATGATGGCGATAATGTAGTGATGAGCGAGCTTACCCGCTTCCACTATCCGATGCTTACTATACGCGGTCATCTGTTCTGGAATCTCCCTCTTATATACCAGGAAGTGATAAAGGCAATGAAGGCCGCTGCTGAAAAACTCTCTGAATCAGGTTCTGAACTGTCGTCAATAGGTATTGACACTTGGGGGTGTGACGTGGCTTATTTCTATGCCGACGGCTCTCTTGCAGGATTGCCCTACTGCTATCGTGACACTCATACAGAGGGTGCGGTGGATGAGTATTCCAAGGTTATATCTCGCGAGACAGTGTATGCCAAGACCGGAATCCAGTTCATGGATTTCAACACTCTGTTTCAGCTTCACACCTTGCGCCGTAACGGAGCCAAGGTGATTGACTCTGCCGATAAGATATTGTGGATGCCGGATGCGGTGGCATATATGCTCACAGGCAATGCTGTTACCGAATACACTGTTGCATCTACTTCCGAGATGCTTAATCCCGCTACCGGCGACCTTGATGTGGAGCTCCTTGACTCAGTAGGCCTGTCACGTTCGAAGTTCGGTCCGATAGTTCAGCCCGGACATATCATAGGTGCTATTCTCCCTCAGGTACAGGAGGCCACCGGGCTTGGTGAAATCCCGGTTATTGCTGTTGCCGGCCATGACACAGCGTCAGCTGTGATCGGAGTGCCGACACCTGATACCGACTACGCCTATCTGAGCTGCGGCACATGGTCGCTTCTTGGCATAGAGTCGCCCGAGGCTATAATAAATGACAAGAGTTTCGGATACAATTTCACCAATGAGGGTGGCATTGACGGCACGACCCGTTTCCTTAAGAACATATGCGGACTTTGGATATTCGAGCGTGTGCGTGCCGAACTCGGACTCCAGGATGCTGACATCTCGAAGCTTGCCGCGTCGTGTCACGACTCCGTATGCCAGTCGATAATCAATCCGGATGATCCATCGTTTGCCAACCCCCGATCGATGGTCGAAGCTATAAATTCGTATTGCAGGGATCATGGCGAAGAGGTGCCGGTCACGACAGCCGACTATGTGCGGGTGATATACCGCAGTCTCGCTCACCGTGTTGCCGAAATGCTTGATGTGCTTAAGGAGTTCTCTACAGCTCCTGTTAGAAGGCTCCATGTGATCGGAGGCGGCTCCCGCAACAGTCATCTCATGCAGATGCTTGCTGATGACTGTGGCATACCGGTGGTGGCTGGTCCTGCCGAATGCACTGCTCTTGGGAATGTGCTTGTGCAGCTTCGCGGATGCGGACGCGCCGAAACTCTCGCCGATATGCGCAGGATTGCTATAAACTCCACTGAGACATCGACTTTTACTCCGCAGGTGTAA